ATGGTCCGGGTGGCACGTATACGCTGCGGCGTTTGCAGATTCGCTTGGGGGCGGAGGCCCCCTCGCGAGGGCGGATTATCGAACGGGAGTATGTGGGGCAGGTTGAGCTGGCCAGCAACAGCACGTACCGGGTGAGGGAGGTGTTGTCGTGCAAGTGAGACGAAGGCAAGCAGGGGTTGCCTTGGTCCTCGCGCTGGCCACCATGGTGGTGATCGCGGGTATCGCGACGCTGATGTTCACGCGCACGGTGGCGGAGATCCGCCATAGTGGGGATGACCAGGCCATCGTGGAGACCCTGATGCTCGCTCGAGGCGCGGCCAACGCCGGCGGCAGCATCCTGGCGGGGCCGGTGCGGGACCGTCTCGAGGAGATCGTGCGGGTGACCGCAGATACTGCCCGCCCCTGGAGTTATGGGAGTGGCACGGACACCCCGGACCCGGTGAGCGTGGCGCAGGATCTGAAACAGGTCGCGAACCGATTGCAAACGGCGGTGGACGCGCTGGTGTGCGGGTTGAATCCCGCGCCGGACGGTACGCGGGCGCAGGTTAGCCTGCGGGTGCACTTCACGCCGACCGCGTGCGGCCAACCCTTGCCGGGCGCGGTGCGGCTTCCGGATGGCCGGCTCGTGGAGGGCAACCCCCGTACTGGGGGCGGTGAGGGCGTGAGCCAGACCTACGCGCTGCCCTTCGTCATGGTGGCCGAGGCGCGGATCGGGCCGTACCGCCGTAACGTGGTGCTCCAGGGCGAGTACCGTTTCGTGTTGGGGCGCTCGAGTTTCGCCCGGTACGCGCTCTTCACTAACGTGCACGCCCTGCCGAACGGGACCGGCGTTTGGTTCACGAGCCGTACGCTTTTTGACGGGCCGGTACACACCAACCAGCAATTTCGTTTTTACCGCACCCCCTGGTTCGGTGGTGAGGTAACGAGCGCGGGGTGCACGTGGCCGGGCTATGCCGGGTGTAGCGGTAAGGTGCGTTACGGGGCGTATTTTTACGGTGCGGGCTTTATCCGTCGCGGAGCGATGCGTCCCGACGCGAGCCGGCCTTCGGTCACGAACTGGTACGGCACGCACGCACCGGAGTTCGCCGCGGGGGTGGACTGGGGGGCGAGCTTCATTCCCCTCCCGCAGAACAACTTCTCCCAGCGCAGCGCGGCGCAGGAGGACGGCCTGTACTTCGGGGGGGAGCTTGCGGGATTTATACCTTGCTGCGGTAGAGGAAGGCGGGGTGCGGTACCAGTACATTCGCGCTGAGGTGTGCTTGAACGCCCGCTGCCGTCGAACGCGGGTGGAGGAGTACCGCTACGCGGAGGATGGACGGCTTTACCAGCGGGTACGCAAGGGGAAGACCTACGTTTGGGCTCCCGTGACGCGCAACGGTGCCCAGGTCGTGTTTAACGGGGTGATCTTCGTCGGCGGGCAGGTGCGCAGCTTGCACGGGCCGAGCCGCACGGACCTCAGCGATCCGGCCACGGCCGGCCCAGCGTTGGCGCGGTTCGCGCAGATCACGGTCGCGGCGGAGGGGGACGTGCGCATTACCGGGGACTTGAAGTACGAGGATCCCCCGTGTACCGGTACCCCAACCCGCCGTCCTAACGGCAGCGTGGTGCCCGCGGAGTGCAACAACCTGGATGCGGTGAACGTGCTGGGCGTGTACAGCCAGAACGGTGATGTCCTTTTGGGGACCGGCACCCCCACCTCGCTCCGGGACCTCACGATCCACGGGGTGCTGATGAGCGCTCGGGGAACGGTTCAGGTGGACAACTACGACTGGATCCCTTCCCGGGGCGAGGTCCGGTTGCTGGGCGGGGTGATCGAGTACTACTACGGAGCGTTCGGCACCTTCGACGCCCGCACGGGGCGGAACCGGACGGGGTACGGCCGGAGCTTCACCTACGACCAACGCATGCGCAGCGGTACCGCCCCGCCCTTTTTCCCCACCACCGGTCTGGACGAGGTACAGTCGGTCTCCCTCTTCAGTTACGGTCAGCGCGAGCAGGTTTACTAAACCCAAACCGCCCCCCGGCAAGGCCGGGGGGCGGGGCCGTTCCAGGGATTAACGGTTCGCGATATGGATGGCTTGCTTGTGGAAGTGCTCCGCGGCCTCCATCACGCTCTCGGCGAGCGTGGGGTGCGCGTGCACGGTGAGGGCCAGGTCCGTTACGGTCGCGGCCATCTCGAGCGCGAGCGCGGCCTCGGCGATGAGGTCCGAGGCTTCCGGCGCGACGATGTGCACGCCCAACAGGAGGTCCGTGTCCGCATCCCCTACGAGCTTGATCACGCCCTCGGTCGCCCCGAGCGTCATCGCGCGTCCCGAAGCGGTGAGGGGGAACTTCCCGACCTTGACGTTGATCCCCTTCTCGCGAGCCTCCTCCTCGGTCATGCCGACCGCGGCCCACTCCGGGCTGGTATAGACCACGCCGGGAATCTGGTAGTCGAAGACCGCGTTGCCGCCCGCGGCGTTCTCCGCCGCGACCAGCCCTTCCTTCATGGCCTTGTGCGCGAGCAAGGGCGGCCGCGCCACATCGCCGATCGCGTACACGCCGGGAACGCTCGTCTCCATCCGGTCGTTCACCTTGATGAACCCTTTCGCGTCCACTTCAACCCCGGCGGCCTCGAGGCCCAGCCCCTGGGTGCGGGGGCGGCGCCCCACGGCGACGAGGATCTTGTCCACCACGATCTCTTCCTGCGCCCCGGTCTCCACGTGCTCCAGCGTGACGTGGTACCCGTCCTTCTTTTTCTCGTACCCGACGGCCTTGGTTTGGGTCTTGATCGTGATGCCTTGCTTGCCCAGGATCCGCGCGAGCAGGTTGGCGACCTCGGCGTCCGAGCCGGGCAGGATCTGCGGCATGAACTCCACCACGGTGACCTCAGCCCCGAACCGGTTCATGATCGAGGCGAACTCAAGCCCGATCGCGCCCGCCCCGATCGCGAGGAACCGCTTGGGCACGCCTTCCTCGATCTTGAGCGCGCCGGTGGAGGTCAGGATGCCTTGCTCGTCGGGCTCGAACCCAGGCAGGGTGGCGGGCTCGGAGCCGGTGGCGATGATGATGCTCCTGCCCTCCACCACCTCGCCGTTCACCTCGAGCTTCTTAGGGCCGACGAACCGGGCGAATCCCCGCTTGAGCTCGACCTTGTTGGCCTTGAAGAGGGTTTGTACCCCGCCGGTAAGCCGTTTGACGATCCCGTCCCGCCAGCTGCCGAGCTTGTTGAGGTCTACCTTGGGCTCGCCGAACTCGAGGCCGAACTCGGCCGCTTTCCGGGCGTTCTCGACCTCCTCGGCCGCGTGCAACAGGGCTTTGGTGGGGATGCACCCCACGTTGAGGCACACCCCGCCAACGGCATCGGCTTCGATCGCCAGTACCTTTTTCCCGAGCTGGGCGGCACGAATCGCCGCGTGATACCCGCCGGGACCGGTTCCGATAACGATAACGTCGTACATACCTCCTCCAGGATACCTGCTGATTCGGGAAGCGCCCCAGGCCCGGGCCTGGGGCGCTTAGGGTGGGGGGCTAGATCGCCTCCAGCAGGAGCAGGTCGGGATTCTCCAGGAGCCGGATGACCTCTTTGGTGAACATCGCGGCTTCGGCGCCGTCGATCAGGCGGTGGTCGAAGGAGAGCGAGAGGTACATCATCTTGCCCACCACGATCTGGCCGTCCCGCACCACCGGCCGGTCCACGATCGAGTGGACCCCCATGATCGCGGCGTCCGGCACGTTGATGATGGGGAAGCTGAAGAGCGCCCCGATCGAACCGATGTTCGTGACGGAGAAGGTCGACCCGGTGATGTCCTCGGGGGTAAGCCGGCCCTCACGGGCCCGGGTGGCGAGGTCGTTGATCTCGGCGGCGAGCTCGAGGACCGACTTGCGGTCCACGTCCTTGATCACCGGAACCACGAGGCCCGCCTCGGTCGCGACGGCCATGCCGATGTTGTAGTACTTCTTGTACACGACCTCCTGCGTGGCCTCGTCGAGGCTCGAGTTCAGGGCGGGGTACTTCTTGAGGGCGCGCGCGATGGCCTTGAAGATGAAGGGCAGGTAGCTGAGCTTGACGCCCTGGGCCTCGGCCTGGGGCTTGAGCCGCGCGCGCAGCTCGACCAACGCGGTGAGGTCGGCCTCGTCCACGGTGAGGGTGCGCACCGTGTACAGGTGGCTGGCCACCATCTGCTGCGCGATGGCGCGGCGCATGCCCCGAAGCGGGACGCGTTCCTCCAGGTCCTCGTACCCTTTGGGGGTCTTGTAGGCGACCGGGGGCGGGAAGCCAGCCGCGGGGGCCTGGGGGGCGGCGGGTTCGGGTTGGGCTGGGGCGGGCTGGGGTGCGGCCTTGAGGCTTTCGGCGTAGGCCTTGACGTCCTCCACGCGTACGCGGCCTGCGGGGCCCGAGCCGGGCACCTCGGCGATGTCGATCCCGAGCTCGCGCGCGAGCTTGCGGGCCGCGGGCACCGCGAGGACGCGGCCGTACTTGTTCGTGCCCGCCTTAGGCTTTTCGGCCACCGCGGCCCCGCCCCGGGCGGGGCGTTCGCCGGCGAAGGGGTTCTTGACCTTCTCCTCGGTCTTGTCGGGCTTGAACAGGCTCAACTCCTCGCCCTCGTCCGCCTCGTTCGCGGACGCGGCGGGCTCGACGATCGAGCGTTCCTCCTCGGCTTGCACGCTCGGGGCCGCGGCGCCCGCCTCCTCGATCAACGCGATCGGCGCGTGGACCGGCACCACGTCCCCTTCGTTCACGAGGCGCTTCACGAGCACGCCCGCGTACGGGCTGGGCAGCTCGACGGTGACCTTGTCGGTCATGACCTCGACGAGGGGCTGGTCCTTCTGGACCGTATCCCCCTCGTTGACCAGCCACTTCAGGATCTCGCCCTCGACGACGGACTCGGCCAGTTCCGGCAACAGCACTTCCTTCGGCATCGTTCACCTCGCTAGTAGTCCAGGACCTTCTTGGCCGCGTTTAGGATGCGGGTCACGGTCGGCATGTACAGCTTGTCCTGCGCGTACGGGTAGGGCGTGTCGAACCCCGTCACCCGCACGGGTGGGGCCTCGAGCTCGTCCAGCACCTCCTCCGCGATGGTGGCGGCCACCTCGCTCGCGACGCTCGCGTGGCGCGGCGCGTCCGCGATGACGAGCACGCGGCCGGTCTTGCTCACCGAGTTCAGCACGGTTTCCTTATCCCAGGGCATGAGGCTCCTTAGGTCGATGACCTCGGCGGAGATGCCCACACCCTCGAGCTCCTGGGCGGCTTTTTGCACCTCGGGCATCGAGGCCCCGTAGGAGATCAGGGTGAGGTCGGTGCCTTCCCGGCGGATTGCGGCCTTGCCGAGGGGGATGGTGTAATCCTCGTCGGGCACCTCTTCCTTTACCGCGCGGTAGAGTCGCTTGGGTTCCATGAAGACGACCGGGTCGTCGTCGCGGATCGCGGTCTTCAGCAGGCCTTTGGCGTCGTAAGGGGTGGAGACCACGACGACCTTGAGGCCCGCGGTGTGCACGAAGTGGGCCTCGGGGCTTTGCGAGTGGTGGTGCCCGCCCTTGACGCCGCCGCCCGAGGGCATGCGCACCACCATGGGAGCGGTGAACTGGCCGCCGGAACGGTAGCGGAGCTTGGCGGCTTGGGAGACGAGCTGGTCGAACCCGGGGAAGATGTAGTCCGCGAACTGGATCTCCGCAACCGGCCGTAGGCCGTGCGTGGCCATACCGATCGCGGCCCCTACGATGGCCGCTTCGGATAAGGGGGTGTCGATAACGCGGTCCGGACCGTACTTCTGGTAGAGCCCTTCGGTGGCGAGGAAGACCCCGCCGCGCTTGCCGACGTCCTCGCCCAGCACGACCACGCGGTCGTCCCGGCTCATCTCTTCATCCAGCGTACGTGCGATGGTTTGCACCAACGTCAGGGTGGCCATACGTTCCTCCGTGGTACAAGCGGCATGGAACCAACCGCCGGCAAAGGGGTGCCGGCCGGTGATGGGGGGCTTGGGTTAGCTCAGTTCCTCCAGTACGAGGGCGCGCTGTTCTTTCTGGGGCCAGAGGGGTTCGGCGTACACGTCGTCGAACATCCATTCGGCCGGGATCTCACCGGCGGCTTCGGCTTCTTCCGCGGCTTTAGCCAGCTCGGCGGTGATCTCTTCGCGCAGGGAGGCCTCCCACTCGGCCGTCCAAAGGCCCTGTTTTTCCAGGAAGCGGCGGAAACGCTCGATGGGGTCTTTTTGCGTCTTCCACAACTCCACTTCTTCCTTCGGACGGTAGCGGGAGTCGTCGTCCGCGGAGGAGTGCGGGCCGTAACGGTACACCACGAGTTCCACCAGGGCGGGGCCGTGCCCGCTGCGCGCGCGCTCCACGGCCTCGCGCACGACGTAGTAGCTCGCGAGCACGTCCATGCCGTCCACGTAGTAACCGGGCATGCCGTAGGCCTGCGCTTTAACGGCGATGTTCTCCGAGGCGGTCTGCTTCTCGTACCCCACGCTGATCGCGTACCGGTTGTTCTCGCAGATGAAGACAGCGGGCGCGCCCTGGACGGAAGCGAAGTTGATCCCCGCGTGCCAGTCACCCTCGCTGGTGGCGCCGTCCCCGAAGGTGCAGACCGCGACCTCTCCGGTGTTGCGGAGCTTCATGCTGATCGCCGCCCCGGCCGCAGGCGGGATGTGCGAGGCGATGGGGGAGGCCACGTTAAAGACCTTGAACTCCTTGGACCCGGGGTGGAACGGCATCTGCCGGCCCTTGTTGGGGTCGGCCTTGGTAGCGATGGCCTGGGCGAAGAGTTCCACCGCGGGAATCCCCAGGGCGAGCATCAAGCCCATGTCCCGGTAATAGGGGAAGAGCCAGTCGAACTTGGGCTTGACCGCGTGCGCGATCCCGACCTGGGCGGCCTCGTGACCGGCGCCCGGCGCGACGAAGCTCGTCTTTCCGGTGCGTAGGAGGATCACCAGGCGCTCGTCCAGGATCCGGGCGGCGAGCATGTCCCGGTAGAAGCGCTTGAGCGTCTCCGGCTCGAGGTCGCACTTAAAGGAACCGATCCACTCGCCGTCCTCACTGATGAGCGCGATGGGTTTGTCGGTGAAGGGTTTGAAGAGCCACGAGTCTTTGATCATGCGACACCTCCAGCAAAGACCCCCGGTCACGCGATACCGGGGGGCGGGGCAGCCGGATGCAGCCCGATGGTTAGGATGAGTACGATCGGTGTGCGCGCGCTTGGCATCGATGCCCCTTTCCCCGTCATTATAAACCACAGGGGTTATGCGGGGGTGGCGGCGGTGAGATGGTTGGTTTTAACGATAGGAAAGCCGAAACTGGCGTATGCAAAAAGCGGGGTGGCGGAGTATGTAAAGCGCATTACGAGGTATACTCGGTTCGAACTTCGCCACCTGCGCGAGGACACGCCGGAACAGGAAGCCGCGCGGCTTCTCGCCGCGAGCCAAGGGTGCTACCGCATCGTGCTGGACGAACGCGGCGACCGGGTGACCACTCTGGAGTTTGTGGAGCGGGTGAACCGCTGGGAGCGGCAGGGCCTCAAAAACATCGCGGTGCTGATCGGGGGGGCCGAGGGGCACCCCGAGGCGCTGCGCCGCCAGGCCGACTGGCTCCTCTCCCTTTCGCCCTTCACCCTGCAGCATGAACTCGCGCTGCTCATCTTCCTCGAGCAGCTCTACCGGGTGCACACGATCAAGCGGAACGAGCCGTACCACCGGTGACTGCGACCCGCACGCCCGCCGGGTCCACAAGCTCGAGCGCCGCTCCGTCCTCCCGGTAGGGGACGCGCCGGGCCTCGAGGTGGTGCTTGAGCTCTTCAAGCGCCTGTGGGGTTACGCGCCAGGCGTACCGGACGAGGCCGGTGGCTTCGGGCGGGGCGCGGCGTCCCCGGGCCCAGGTGTTCAGGCCGAGGTGATGGTGGTAATCGCCGGCCGCGAGGAACCGCGCGCCGGGGTAGGTGCGCTGCGTGACCGTGAGGCCCAACGCCTGTGTGTAGAACGCTTCGGCCGCCTCGAGGTCCGCCACGTGGAGATGCACGTGCCCTAGCCGGGTCTCTGGAGGGAGGGGGCGGGCGTGGGGGGCTTGAGCGAGAAGGCCCTCCACGTCGAGCGGGCGGGTGAACATGGCGAGCGCACCGTCTCGGTACGGCCAGGCGGACTTGGGGCGGTCACGGTAGAGCTCGAGCCCGTTCCCCTCGGGGTCGCGCAGGTACAAGGCCTCGGAGACCCCGTGGTCCGCGACGCCCTCCAGCGGGTAGCGGGCCTCGAGGAGCCGGCGGAGAAGGGCCCCGAGGGCCTCGGGACCGGGCAGCAACACGGCCAGGTGGTACAGGCCCACCGAGGGGTGGGGGCGTGGGGGGGCTTGGGGAGCGTGGACGAGCTCGAGGGTGAACGCCCCGCCGCTGGGGGCCAGGGTGTAGCGGTCGCCGCGTACCTGGGTTAGCTCGAGGCCCAGCAGGTCGCGCCAGAAGGCGAGGTGGGCCTCGAGGTCCCGGACGCGGAGCGTGGCTTGGCTGAGCTGGGCGGTTTCGGGCATGCGGAACGGCATCTTCTCACCTCACGAGGGGCGGGGCGGCTTCAGCGGGGGGAGGGCGGCCTCGATCCCGGCGCGGTGGGGCTCGAGCCAGGGGGGGAGGACGAGCCGCTCGCCCAGGTGCTCGAGGGGCTCGTCCACCGTGAATCCGGGGCCGTCGGTCGCGAGCTCAAAGAGGACGCCGCCCGGCTCCCGGAAGTAGATGGATTGGAACCAGAAGCGGTCGATGAGGGGGGTGGAAGGACACCCGGCAGCCTCGAGCCGCGCGCGGAGTGCGAGGGCGTGGGCCGCGTCGTCCACGCGCCAGGCCAGGTGGTGGACGCTGCCCTTCCCGAGCCGGCCTTGGGGGGCGTGGGGCGCCTCGCGGACCTCGAGGTAGCTTTCCCCTAGTCGGAAGCGGTGCCAGCCGTTTTCTTCGCCCAGGGGGGTGAAGCCGAGCGTTTGGGTGAGGAAGGTGGCCGTGGGGGGCAGGCGCCGCACCCAGATTCGGGCCCCGTACAGGCCCATGATCTGGTAGGGTTCGGGGACCTCGGCGTGCGCCCAGGGGGTGAAGGGGCGGGGGGTGGTTTCCACCAGGGCGACCTCGAGGCCGTGCGGGTCGCTGAAGG
This region of Marinithermus hydrothermalis DSM 14884 genomic DNA includes:
- a CDS encoding DUF4900 domain-containing protein, with the protein product MVLALATMVVIAGIATLMFTRTVAEIRHSGDDQAIVETLMLARGAANAGGSILAGPVRDRLEEIVRVTADTARPWSYGSGTDTPDPVSVAQDLKQVANRLQTAVDALVCGLNPAPDGTRAQVSLRVHFTPTACGQPLPGAVRLPDGRLVEGNPRTGGGEGVSQTYALPFVMVAEARIGPYRRNVVLQGEYRFVLGRSSFARYALFTNVHALPNGTGVWFTSRTLFDGPVHTNQQFRFYRTPWFGGEVTSAGCTWPGYAGCSGKVRYGAYFYGAGFIRRGAMRPDASRPSVTNWYGTHAPEFAAGVDWGASFIPLPQNNFSQRSAAQEDGLYFGGELAGFIPCCGRGRRGAVPVHSR
- the lpdA gene encoding dihydrolipoyl dehydrogenase; its protein translation is MYDVIVIGTGPGGYHAAIRAAQLGKKVLAIEADAVGGVCLNVGCIPTKALLHAAEEVENARKAAEFGLEFGEPKVDLNKLGSWRDGIVKRLTGGVQTLFKANKVELKRGFARFVGPKKLEVNGEVVEGRSIIIATGSEPATLPGFEPDEQGILTSTGALKIEEGVPKRFLAIGAGAIGLEFASIMNRFGAEVTVVEFMPQILPGSDAEVANLLARILGKQGITIKTQTKAVGYEKKKDGYHVTLEHVETGAQEEIVVDKILVAVGRRPRTQGLGLEAAGVEVDAKGFIKVNDRMETSVPGVYAIGDVARPPLLAHKAMKEGLVAAENAAGGNAVFDYQIPGVVYTSPEWAAVGMTEEEAREKGINVKVGKFPLTASGRAMTLGATEGVIKLVGDADTDLLLGVHIVAPEASDLIAEAALALEMAATVTDLALTVHAHPTLAESVMEAAEHFHKQAIHIANR
- a CDS encoding dihydrolipoamide acetyltransferase family protein, which gives rise to MPKEVLLPELAESVVEGEILKWLVNEGDTVQKDQPLVEVMTDKVTVELPSPYAGVLVKRLVNEGDVVPVHAPIALIEEAGAAAPSVQAEEERSIVEPAASANEADEGEELSLFKPDKTEEKVKNPFAGERPARGGAAVAEKPKAGTNKYGRVLAVPAARKLARELGIDIAEVPGSGPAGRVRVEDVKAYAESLKAAPQPAPAQPEPAAPQAPAAGFPPPVAYKTPKGYEDLEERVPLRGMRRAIAQQMVASHLYTVRTLTVDEADLTALVELRARLKPQAEAQGVKLSYLPFIFKAIARALKKYPALNSSLDEATQEVVYKKYYNIGMAVATEAGLVVPVIKDVDRKSVLELAAEINDLATRAREGRLTPEDITGSTFSVTNIGSIGALFSFPIINVPDAAIMGVHSIVDRPVVRDGQIVVGKMMYLSLSFDHRLIDGAEAAMFTKEVIRLLENPDLLLLEAI
- a CDS encoding alpha-ketoacid dehydrogenase subunit beta, which codes for MATLTLVQTIARTLDEEMSRDDRVVVLGEDVGKRGGVFLATEGLYQKYGPDRVIDTPLSEAAIVGAAIGMATHGLRPVAEIQFADYIFPGFDQLVSQAAKLRYRSGGQFTAPMVVRMPSGGGVKGGHHHSQSPEAHFVHTAGLKVVVVSTPYDAKGLLKTAIRDDDPVVFMEPKRLYRAVKEEVPDEDYTIPLGKAAIRREGTDLTLISYGASMPEVQKAAQELEGVGISAEVIDLRSLMPWDKETVLNSVSKTGRVLVIADAPRHASVASEVAATIAEEVLDELEAPPVRVTGFDTPYPYAQDKLYMPTVTRILNAAKKVLDY
- a CDS encoding thiamine pyrophosphate-dependent dehydrogenase E1 component subunit alpha; its protein translation is MIKDSWLFKPFTDKPIALISEDGEWIGSFKCDLEPETLKRFYRDMLAARILDERLVILLRTGKTSFVAPGAGHEAAQVGIAHAVKPKFDWLFPYYRDMGLMLALGIPAVELFAQAIATKADPNKGRQMPFHPGSKEFKVFNVASPIASHIPPAAGAAISMKLRNTGEVAVCTFGDGATSEGDWHAGINFASVQGAPAVFICENNRYAISVGYEKQTASENIAVKAQAYGMPGYYVDGMDVLASYYVVREAVERARSGHGPALVELVVYRYGPHSSADDDSRYRPKEEVELWKTQKDPIERFRRFLEKQGLWTAEWEASLREEITAELAKAAEEAEAAGEIPAEWMFDDVYAEPLWPQKEQRALVLEELS
- a CDS encoding 23S rRNA (pseudouridine(1915)-N(3))-methyltransferase RlmH, whose translation is MRWLVLTIGKPKLAYAKSGVAEYVKRITRYTRFELRHLREDTPEQEAARLLAASQGCYRIVLDERGDRVTTLEFVERVNRWERQGLKNIAVLIGGAEGHPEALRRQADWLLSLSPFTLQHELALLIFLEQLYRVHTIKRNEPYHR
- a CDS encoding VOC family protein, which codes for MPFRMPETAQLSQATLRVRDLEAHLAFWRDLLGLELTQVRGDRYTLAPSGGAFTLELVHAPQAPPRPHPSVGLYHLAVLLPGPEALGALLRRLLEARYPLEGVADHGVSEALYLRDPEGNGLELYRDRPKSAWPYRDGALAMFTRPLDVEGLLAQAPHARPLPPETRLGHVHLHVADLEAAEAFYTQALGLTVTQRTYPGARFLAAGDYHHHLGLNTWARGRRAPPEATGLVRYAWRVTPQALEELKHHLEARRVPYREDGAALELVDPAGVRVAVTGGTARSA
- a CDS encoding ring-cleaving dioxygenase, with the protein product MPPSPRGLHHITAIAGDAQENLDFYAGVLGLRLVKQSVNQDDPTTYHLFYADAEGRPGTDLTFFPWPHLPPSREGAGTSVEVALAIPQGSLTYWSARLERYGVPTGRPETRFGKTVLPFSDPHGLEVALVETTPRPFTPWAHAEVPEPYQIMGLYGARIWVRRLPPTATFLTQTLGFTPLGEENGWHRFRLGESYLEVREAPHAPQGRLGKGSVHHLAWRVDDAAHALALRARLEAAGCPSTPLIDRFWFQSIYFREPGGVLFELATDGPGFTVDEPLEHLGERLVLPPWLEPHRAGIEAALPPLKPPRPS